The Anomaloglossus baeobatrachus isolate aAnoBae1 chromosome 4, aAnoBae1.hap1, whole genome shotgun sequence genome contains the following window.
aaggATCCTGAGTTCAACGATGTATGATGAGAGAGCTGCCCCCTCCCACATCAGCTGTCAGTGTACatatccatagacagaagctgctaatcacagaaaggGCGGAGTCAGCTGAGACCCATTAATGATAACGATAAAAGGCTTATACCAAcactgcaggtaaacaaaaacaaacTGTGAGATAAGACACGTAGGGCTGAAATTTCTGTATTCTCTTATATATCTCAGGTCAGTAAAAATACATATTGGCAGTCACTAAAGGTTAAATCACAGATTATTATGAATCCTTTCTATGTATTAATATACtgagcttcatcctgctctacaacaTGATGCCTGCAGATTGAATGCAGCGTCATGGTAGCAGGTTCCCTTGAAATCTTTTTTGACACATTTCACATACCTGTGTGGATATATACTTCATGTAGTCATCAGTGTTAATAATGGACTTCCACCAAACAAGCCAGGAATTGCAAATTCTGGAAGCATCTTTATCAGAAGGTATATGCTGGACCACACTACCAAAGGGAAAGGAACAATATTAGACGTAACTGTTACTTTTCTATTTTTTAACAGCATAGACAAACTATTAAAAGCAAGCATACATCTCTACTCAACATACATAGGTATTTGATTTGTAATAGGCCTGCAAATCCAATTGAGCTTGAGTGGGACTGGCCACCTAATGTTTGAGTAAGGAGCCTCCTGACTTTTCCCGACATATGTTAAAGAAAATGCTGAAAAGCAATAACGTTCTAAAAAATAGAAATGTTAACAGTTTATTCTTATcagttaacaaaatgcaaagtgaatgaataaaagaaaacctaaaatcaaatcaatatttggcatGACCacactttgccttcaaaacagcatcaattcatACTTAACCCCTTCTCACGTACAGCACAGTGggatcaatggtgctctaaaataaataataattactaTTATTTTAGGTATacttgtgtagcgccccacggggcaggtgttttaacctactcgttgctgggccagGGATGGAGATCCTCTGCGATGTCACAGGGTGGTCTGTTACCCTGAGGCATATAGGAGGGGAGGAAAGGAGGTGGACGAGAGGCAGGATGGAGGATAGGGCTGGTAGTGACGGTTagtaaagtctttttagatcgtgacgccacctgtggtacgcaaccAGGGATGGAGGCCTCCGCTGcaagtgctgctctccggggctgatggtgagggtcgcagccgggatggtgtcgctcccccagGTGGAGTGGGAGTACCcccgggaggatgatggaggaggacGGGGGTGATGGTAGTGCCCATGGGCGCCGGCGCCGGCGCCGGTAAAGGAGGGGCAGAGacggggctgcggttccaagtcttttacTCACAAATAGTCTAGGCGcttccccagagtaccgatctctgccacgatgggctccagccgatcccggatagtcggcagtCAACGCCGGTGCCCGttaaagtcttttagtgaagtgtccctcggttgctgtcCGAAACCCGGGGCaatcctcctgctccaagccatgggcccacgaagagagaaacactaactcccgtTGTcaatgctagatgttatcccaagctgtgcccaggaaggttcttgtaaaatagtgagtttatggagattgattcatagactggattacatatattcataaatatatgtatattatcgcccatccctttaaggatgcctgtgtgttggaaaatgctaaaccaagagtttgagatggtaagaaccaaactcatctgttagtcgtccatcaaagccatctgacattgtttgtcaaagttgtcaaagtagtgctatatattgtttagaatgttgggctaagaactgaaatagctatgagaaacgttttactgtaagttactgttacactgaggtcaaagctcagcgagcctcaaagggtttctatatatatatatatagattgaagtaggttttgttacaggtctctagtgcgcaagtacacttatttcgcgggtaaaatgtaccacgtgacatgatgtaatgctaaacCTAAATTAAGGATAgtcagtttttgtgttaccatgtaaagagataaggacaatccagaggaggggttttgggttataaaagaagcccacacttcaaaggtagggggagaaggagggagaggcagaaggtgacaggagaaagacggacccatccgaccagaccatctacagaccatcccgagacgactTACACACACAACGATGTAAgatatatgaactgttatttttttctatctgtctccatctattaactcaagccaagacagttatttttctctaatgactgtaaccctccaattcttatctgaataaatccataatatgtttttgacctatcttcgctccaatcattatatactggctatgcagttgtcgccgtaaacccattatttaacatttggcgagcaccagcctgaatgattgtgaaacacagctgttttctgtgcaaggtgatttttttcacgctgcctattcacagcgataaggactcttttttttttttttttttttttttttttttctcacgtcattccctgccctttgtccgtgAGGGGGGTCAGTGAGTAAAACTTTCTGTCCAAGCTGCAGGCgaacgacgatacactgtgtccacatcagaacctaagacagggttaacgtgacaagctgctcggaggtcgtatgtgtcaaagccattccaggaccatccatccataagtcGGTTGAAGCCATccgaggaccatccatccataagacggttgaagccattcaaggacaagcatcacatactggtgagaaatggattttattcatgattattctagtaactgtcatgtagagtattcatttgatcatacacatagtgacgcacagttatggtcaaatctgtaccggcaatgtgaacttgaaaatactaagctagataaaaagttttttattgtgaatcggttacagaaaaagatacagaatgtattgggtatggtatacacttacaattccatggtgggtggggcacagccatatgcacacactatctgtatggtgactgacacacccataacaacaggcacgtccaatacaacagacacacacgtcacagattcagaaacaacagattgtccaaattgttcgatattagcagaacatatcgaacatctggaggatcagttggaaacaagagcagatttaatatcaaaactacggaaagatattaaatatgtatctgttaatacgagacagaacaagacagaagcttcaggttcagacatcccggacaggctggatacggccgaggacgagagtctgaatgaggaggaacttcggaaaaagaagttacatgataaggccgcccgtcttaacattaaaatccatgaccaattaatgaaaatcattaaggacataccgaaatatgatgataaaatggacgccttccataatgcggacatttttgagtcacattccgataaatataatctaacaaatgaacagagaaacaagatttacagggtatggcttccctcccacatggcaaaaaggttacaagcaacacctaggactgacgaacacaatgacctgatccatgacacaaaggaagataggctgagacagttgattctctttaccacaggagagtctaccccaacagtcgaattgttagaaaaccttaagacacacatacaggaggatccatttgtctttgtCGTTAAATTTGAACAGGCCTACAaaatgataatggaaatcggatctgatcaagaaccgccttccatgatcaaggcctttgttaaaaagtttaaatatttggaccctgcttcattcgaaatagcttctagaatggaaagtctacaagaggtcacgtcatttattgatagaatacgtagacgaatgaagcaaaatcaggtaaaatcaaaaatagccatgatagaagggaacactgacacattagtatcccaggaaaaacagatcaaaaacaacaaaagaccggtgttgaattctaaaaacaagaattcaggggggggtaacaggaaaagcacaattcactgctttttttgcggcctacccggacacctgaagtgggaatgcaagaaattcctgagggcgggagttgaggaaaggctgggtaaggaaaatggactgatgccaaacacatccagtgcacctcccccatcttcagcacctccaccttcatacacgcccactcgtactgacaacagaaataaccaatcaccatacacgcccactcatactgacaacagaaataaccaatcaccatatgcacctctgaccagacagataagggaaatgtccatacagggattggatggaaggggcaagacacctgctgctcttctcccttctccatcatcctgactggcaaagccggtccccaggctgcatccactggaattcgtcactcgagtttcaatggatagctgtggtcgaccatttttaaaggtaaatcttgaaggtcaggaagtaacatttctccttgatacaggtgcgcaattgagtgtcacaaatgttgatttacatttaaagccagattcccctgtatgcacaattgttggtttcagtggtaaaaatggaacaaaggtgactttagcgcaggatgtttctttggaaatacctggttttttgaaaacgaaaatggatatttggtgttgtcaggatactgagaatataattggcactgattttatggaaaagcatggctggattattgatttgggtaacaaaacagtatggaaagattctagcggttgtaaggcggtagttattgatccagatgaatatagtcatgtcgggaccatttgtttgaccgatgtagtgtcagcagatcatttgtggcctgaaactggtggtgacgaagtattgactgagttagtacagcggtttccttctttatgggctcagtacaggaatgaggttggaacaatgaaggatgtaattgtcaaaattgaaggccgagacccacctcctcagcgtcagtataagttgcctccggagtcagttgctccgatgtcgaagattatacaggaattgttggctcaaggtgtcataCGAAAGGCAAATTcggtttgtaacaatccattgtggtgtgttctgaaaagcgatggtagctataggatgttgttggacttgaggatgttcaataagtgtactcccaatgtagcaccgattgtagctgatacacatgacatgatgtcgagattggatgctaaggcaaggtatttctcagtattggatatcagtaatggttttttcagtataccgattgagcaaagttgccaatatcgatttgcattcaaccacctcgatcagcaatatgtatgctgtaggcttcctcagggggcaagtatgtcgccaagcatttttcatcaggcgctagcgaacgttttgtcgaaattttctcgtccggaatgtttattgcaatatgtggacgatatcttgttgagcacGGAGAATGAGGAGATGCACGTgatcttgcttgcagaattgtttgagctgctgcatgatgcaggtttaaaactgaataccaaaaaggtcaagctgatgcagactgaggtcaggtttttaggagttctgctaagtccaggtacacggcgacccctacaggacagaatagaggcaattgcatctcttccaattccaacatcacacaaggcactaagacattttttaggacttgtaaattactcaagggatttcattgaaaattttgctgacaaagccagacctttgtatgatcttttaaaaggtgacaatgatgattattttggtccctggagtgttgaacaggaaaaagccttcacacaattgaaacatgatctacaacacgcacctgcgttaagtatggtggaaaagaacgcaccttttgcgcttcaagcacacacttcagagacaagtatctctgtggttttgctgcagctgcaagggggggaatggagaatcttggggtacttctctaagcttctctcacctgttgagagggggtttgaggtgtgcgcaagacacctggtgggagtgtattttgcgataaaaatcactcaacacatcatcgggttccaaaaggttattctccaaacgccacattccacactgaaacttctctttgagaaaaacatcccaggtgtgtcaaatcagagatttgcccattggttgctctcattgtctccaaatcaaattgaggtagattataaggccaagtatgttcttcctcaattgatgcagtatgaaggacaaacccatgattgcatagaaacgttccatgaaccaagtccatctctcttcagacgacagtcggaagacggagatgaacctgtgtttgtagacggttctagattttttctggaaggacactatcacacaggatatggaattttctattccaagcgaggacaagtggtaaaacacaagttaccgagtcatttctcagctcaaagggcagagatagaagcggtaagaatggtcctacagctgaatgaagctgatgatcaaactccaatggtaatctacagtgatagctcctatgttgtcagatccctaaccgattacctgcctgtttgggaaaggagaggctacgtggactcgtccaacaaagccttgctgcaccgcgaaactctagaatcaatttttgagatggcatctagggccccaaatagatttgctatagtgaaagtcgctgcacatcaaagatctgatgatgagttatctgtaggaaatgcaaccgcagatgctctagccaaagaagctgccctgacaggagaggaagtgtttgactctgaaccctctgagaattcagcggttcagagagcagacacgtacataccttcatttgcagaggaacagagaaaagatccttctcttgttatttttctggatgatccaaaacctcctttcatctgtgaaaatggggttttgtgtcacagttcaaatgaagaattgcgtccagttgtaccaaaacatctacaggtagaattcactcgatacaaccatgagagtttaggtcacttgggacaacagaagttgttagtcattctcaaggagaaattttattgggaaaaaatggacgaaacagttcaaagtgttgtactatcatgtctcatttgtgcccaaataaatccaagacctaaaggacagaagccaccacttctacggatcgcacctgcagatggtccatggtctacactgcagatagactatattggtcctttaccctcaggtaaacatggtctcaggtatgcattgattgtggtagatgtgttctcaaaatgggtagaaatattacctgttaggaaagatgatgctttgtccacagcaagggaattggtacaacatgtcttttgtacttgggggatcccaaggatgattacctccgatcgaggtagccacttcacaggtaaaatcatgcaaactgcttgtgctattctaggggcgcgacagcaatttcatgtcccctatcatccacaatctgcgggaattgtggaaagaatgaataggacaatcaagtccagaattgcaaagatgcttttggacaaaggtaacacttgggttgacaaggttcctttcatactgatgagtataagaggttcaatctcttctacaactcaattcactccgtttgagttgatgacgggaagaaaaatgccattgtggttcccacatgagccatttttatccactccacaaaaagatgctatctcaaggtcccaatggttgagatcgctacaggagaacctgaaagcgattctgccatatgcggcatcgagaatgcagaaaaaggagccaccctatgagtccaaattcaagaaaggtgctctagtgatgatcaaaacctttcgcaagagtggaccatgggagtgtaattgggaaggtccttttgaagtccttgagactatgggacaagtcatgattcttgtgcaccgagtgtcaaatgtggtaaaaaagacccggaaaacacaaaaagtgtgggttcacgttgaccagtgcaaaatatttgtgacaaaataatgatactgcatttctttccaggaagaaatggattcctatacgaactggaataaagaacctaaagactgtgaaggaaagatgacatcaagccttctggagaaagaacatcttcccaagctcaagacaagcttctacgtgatgggatctacgttcctgctgctttgctttattttcgtcattgtttacatgttacatcaaggaacaatcgccaatgatgtgaatgaacggactagagagattcaacattctcgaagaccaagaggatcagatacacggaacttactgacagaggacatcacggacaattctgtggagataacaggaaatatctgcatgggatatggaacaaaatgttgcattgaattacatttcatacacgacacagacataatattacatgctattgcaggacctaaaactagattcacacaattacaaggagaatatgtacacaataataaaactggtacatgggaatgttctcctacagatgtactatactggaacatagagatcagaggtgatgaacctgctgtatggtccggtgatattacaaatgacatgattgcaaagggaaagtttggaagatccaaaacagaaattttgttaaaaactcaggtttttgggaaaattctggatccttctttactctccatcacagaaggagataaagattgggtcaaaacatggaatttccagataacacgggaacctgtgcaagttcaggtatctgtagtgtttaccgctactaacactatagttccggaaataagggtttcaccacagacagtacataataaagtaaatacattacccataatgttaaaatgtaacacaaggttgaaattgccttctgagtctttgttgacatggaccaaaaattcatcatttttgggaagttttttaaacagtccaactaatgtcattcacagaggtcagattggtaatatcaggtggatggatgatacgttcattttttccatagaaaatccatcttccagggactctggagtttaccagtgttgcgttgaaacaaagacacattacagacattgtaaagacgttagtgtgaatatttggtcagcagcagatagtgcatgcacagacacgaggttcatgccgtcttctcctttccaaattaatcaatttcagtccaagtccttattaagggatggagaatttatgacaatggtgtggactttcaatatgtctcattggaagatctctaccaggtttcctcagtgtcaatcacatctcataaacatggagatggggatagaacagtggtttgggaaaagaacagctcagactaggagtaagagaggagtgttagaaggaattctgggaggaattgggacagtgggaagtctgactaatgccatgaatatacagacacttaagtcagatttggataatattggttttattggaggaaaaggtgtaaaggttcagaagagtctgaatcaacttcttgaaaagatggtaatgaatacagctgctgtactaggctctaccgtgtcacatctacaggatgctacattagctctcgtggaaagcacacacgaaacacaagtggctaaagcgtgcctggagatacaggtagagtactcttctaatttaaagttgattgcacaagctttacagagtggaattactccactgggaatactgcgaaatttacctgtagagtatgattttgcattgaatcatacggatttgtgggtaaataagtggttaggatgtgaacgaaacatttgtgttggcacatcgctaatcccggtgattggaagagaggggactattgttcctgttacagttttgggtatacctgtgagcaacacacaacaagtgttctatcaactgcagtacacagattttgcatttgatggagtgaacactgaacaagtagacatttcttcatgtttgcattttgtttctaaggtgatgtgtttacctggacaggataaggtgatttatcattcatgttttcataatcattcttcttgtcatgcgagaatagagactgtacagacattacatgatctggtgactccagtaagtccaactaagatatgttttcaggtcatgtctgagacagagaaggtttctgtttactattctacttgtgtacataaggaaaacctacctatgggtttgtattgtatagaaggagatgtgagatctctttcaaagaaggaaggaagttttaatatcacttctataggaaagagaaacttaacggcatttccgatacaattcaatttatcacagataaatgattttccttgggatatgtggacaagtgaaataaagaaggataagggtttgttagatttattaacgaaacagttaaaggaagcagaaattatattcaggcatgaacaaggtgaattaagtgatattgaacacgaatggaatggaatgtcaggtagaacttggtggaagagttttagtaaatctgtacattcctggtctaagtcatcttttcagtcagcggttggtaatgttttatttaatcccatcataatcatatttttattagttttgatgtgtattatatatcaagtttttgtgatgtgtagaattcagaagatatataggaacataaaaataggaatgaaaaaggaagataacattcttagaggaatgttaaatcgcaagatgactttttgacagaaagttgcagattggtttatcaagtcaaatattggtctagaa
Protein-coding sequences here:
- the LOC142301389 gene encoding uncharacterized protein LOC142301389, translating into MDSYTNWNKEPKDCEGKMTSSLLEKEHLPKLKTSFYVMGSTFLLLCFIFVIVYMLHQGTIANDVNERTREIQHSRRPRGSDTRNLLTEDITDNSVEITGNICMGYGTKCCIELHFIHDTDIILHAIAGPKTRFTQLQGEYVHNNKTGTWECSPTDVLYWNIEIRGDEPAVWSGDITNDMIAKGKFGRSKTEILLKTQVFGKILDPSLLSITEGDKDWVKTWNFQITREPVQVQVSVVFTATNTIVPEIRVSPQTVHNKVNTLPIMLKCNTRLKLPSESLLTWTKNSSFLGSFLNSPTNVIHRGQIGNIRWMDDTFIFSIENPSSRDSGVYQCCVETKTHYRHCKDVSVNIWSAADSACTDTRFMPSSPFQINQFQSKSLLRDGEFMTMVWTFNMSHWKISTRFPQCQSHLINMEMGIEQWFGKRTAQTRSKRGVLEGILGGIGTVGSLTNAMNIQTLKSDLDNIGFIGGKGVKVQKSLNQLLEKMVMNTAAVLGSTVSHLQDATLALVESTHETQVAKACLEIQVEYSSNLKLIAQALQSGITPLGILRNLPVEYDFALNHTDLWVNKWLGCERNICVGTSLIPVIGREGTIVPVTVLGIPVSNTQQVFYQLQYTDFAFDGVNTEQVDISSCLHFVSKVMCLPGQDKVIYHSCFHNHSSCHARIETVQTLHDLVTPVSPTKICFQVMSETEKVSVYYSTCVHKENLPMGLYCIEGDVRSLSKKEGSFNITSIGKRNLTAFPIQFNLSQINDFPWDMWTSEIKKDKGLLDLLTKQLKEAEIIFRHEQGELSDIEHEWNGMSGRTWWKSFSKSVHSWSKSSFQSAVGNVLFNPIIIIFLLVLMCIIYQVFVMCRIQKIYRNIKIGMKKEDNILRGMLNRKMTF